TGTACGAGAGTTTCAAGTATATCCTCGTAATACTGTAGATATACCAGTACGAGTCCGAAATTTGGGTCAACAAACTGTAAATGTGACGCTGCGATTTACGGGTGTGGATTCTGCTTGGCTGGTTAGCAGTGCAGAACGACGGTTTTCTCTCGATCCTGGCGGTCAAACAGAAGCAATTTTTCAATGTCAACCTTTATCTGTAATCCAAGCACCTAGCGACATCTATCCATTTATCATTGAAGCGATCGCTAGTAGCGGTTATCCGGCTAGCACTGAAGGAAATCTAGAAGTTTTACCTGTAGGTTTTGTTGAATTTACTACAACTCAAAATTCTCAAATCATTCCGCAAAAACGTAGTTGGCTACCAAATTGGAAAGCTGATACTGCATCTTTTGAATTGCTATTTAGAAATGCTAGCAACCTAGTTCAAGAAATTAATGTCAAACTTCAAGGACGCGATTGGCGAAGATGTACTTTCAAAACTGTACCAACAACAGCCAATCTAAATTTAGGTGAAACAACTAAACTGATTTTAGATATTAAAACCAAACGCCCTTGGTTAGGTATAGGCAAGACTTTATTTTTAGAAGCTAAATCGGAATTATCAGACCAACGTTTGGGGAGTACAGACCCTGCAACCCAGAATTTAGAATTAAAAGTTTTACCGATTTTACCGCTATGGTTACAGTTGGTTATTTTAATTTTAATACTTGCATTGCTAGCATTATTATTAAGACCAGAGCCAATAATGCATACTCGCTCTGTGAACTCAGTCGGCTTTAGCGGTACGAGTTTGTCTGTGGTCAGTGGTTCCGATGATTGCACGTTAAGACTGTGGAATATTAATGGCGATCGCTTAGAACCTGCAAGCATTACCTATGATGGTCAGCCTGTGGCTTGTGGTAGACAGCACAAGCCTCAAGGTTTATTAGCAATTACCGATGATGCTGTAGAAGTAGCGCGCTTTATACCTTTAGAAAACGATCGCGTGGCGGTTGGTTTAGATAATGGTGTCATAGAACTTAGAGATGTTCCCACAGGTCGAAAACGAAACGAACTGCAAGACCAACAAGACCCCAAAGCTAAAGGTGATAGAGTTTTTGACTTAGTATTTACAAAAAATTCCCTTGATTTATTTAGCGGTTATGGTAGTGGTAAGGTAAGACTATGGTCAAGACCATCTACCAACGATGATTTCCAGCCAGAACCAAAAGTAATTGACTTGCAAACTCAACAACAGTTATCGGGGTTTCAAGTTAGGGCTTTAACTCTTAGTCCAGACGATCGAATTTTGGTAATGGCGGGTAATTTTAAGCGTTTCTTATTGTGGCAATGGAATCAATCTCAAATTAAGATTCAAATTAAAGGTTTAGCCGTTCAAAAATTAGAAAAGTTAGACCCAAGAACCGGACGCGAAGACTATATTTGGGGATTAGCCTTTGTACCTAATTCTTCCGAAAAAATCCTCGCAACTTCTGACTCGGCGGGATATATTACGATTTGGAATTTAAATCGATGTCAAACTCTGCCAAATCCTCAAAATCAAATAGCTGAATTAAATTGTCCCACATTAGATCGCTGGTCGGCATCAAAAATGTCAGTGCGGAGTTTGGCATTTAATGAAGATGGTCGCCTGCTAGTAAGTAGTGGCGATGATGGGCGCGTTATGATGTGGTATTTAACTCCAGAACATAAGCTCGATAAAATCAAAGCAGCCACAGGTGAAATAATTTACCAAAGTACCAAGAAAATTAACACTATTGATTTAAAAACAATTAATCAAAGAAATGCGATTGTGAGTGGTGGCGAAGATTTTCGGGTAAAACTAGATTCACAGCCTATTAAATAAGGGAGTTGGTAATATGCAAGCTAAACCCAGTCCCCTGGAAGTATTTATTACCCCACCTGGTATTCAAGATGCTATGCCAGGAGATACAATTGAACTTCATGCTGTCGTCATCAATAAAGGCGATCGCAATGCGATTATTGATTTATATTTAAACTTTGACGAACCATTTAAAAACGTCACGGGATTATCTATTATACCTAGAGAAAGTTGTGCGATCGCGCCTCAACAAAGTAGTGACGAAGTAACATTTACCTTTGAAATTCCTATTGAGGCTAACCCTGGAACCTACGACTATACTTTAGTTGTAGACGCGCCTCAACATTATCCCCAAGATACGCCGATTAATTTCCCTCGCCAACTGAAGATTGTACCCAAAGAACATACAGCCATTCGGGCGAATGATTCGACTTTTTCTATTAAACCCAGCAGTAACACTAATAAGCCTCTAATTTGCAAACTCCACGAACCTTTGCTATTAGAGGTGACAGTTGAAAATCGCTCTCAATATGTAGACCGTTTTCGTTTAAATTGCCTCGATTTAGATGATAATTGGTTTACAATTACCTATCCCGCAACGGGAGTAGAAGGTACTGGGTTATTATCTGATATTAATGATTTAGCACTTAACCCTGGTGAGTCAGGTAAAATCTCCTTA
The genomic region above belongs to Calothrix sp. NIES-2098 and contains:
- a CDS encoding WD-40 repeat-containing protein, encoding MQNNVINASLSTQNLTFRPSGTPALFEVIVNNDSDRFANFQIEITAAGETRNPEYRWYKLEPEVAAAKPPGSSTTFQVFVFNTPIPGFVGTVNLTVKIFSPQLGQERRLLLRLKIEADTQPALLSVELPVREFQVYPRNTVDIPVRVRNLGQQTVNVTLRFTGVDSAWLVSSAERRFSLDPGGQTEAIFQCQPLSVIQAPSDIYPFIIEAIASSGYPASTEGNLEVLPVGFVEFTTTQNSQIIPQKRSWLPNWKADTASFELLFRNASNLVQEINVKLQGRDWRRCTFKTVPTTANLNLGETTKLILDIKTKRPWLGIGKTLFLEAKSELSDQRLGSTDPATQNLELKVLPILPLWLQLVILILILALLALLLRPEPIMHTRSVNSVGFSGTSLSVVSGSDDCTLRLWNINGDRLEPASITYDGQPVACGRQHKPQGLLAITDDAVEVARFIPLENDRVAVGLDNGVIELRDVPTGRKRNELQDQQDPKAKGDRVFDLVFTKNSLDLFSGYGSGKVRLWSRPSTNDDFQPEPKVIDLQTQQQLSGFQVRALTLSPDDRILVMAGNFKRFLLWQWNQSQIKIQIKGLAVQKLEKLDPRTGREDYIWGLAFVPNSSEKILATSDSAGYITIWNLNRCQTLPNPQNQIAELNCPTLDRWSASKMSVRSLAFNEDGRLLVSSGDDGRVMMWYLTPEHKLDKIKAATGEIIYQSTKKINTIDLKTINQRNAIVSGGEDFRVKLDSQPIK